The following coding sequences are from one Leptospira stimsonii window:
- a CDS encoding ABC transporter permease: MTLYLKVISKAFQRSSTYRLEYFTGVLNAVLYLAILTSVWQSVSGKGLEGGRTRESLILYAVLSTLIKVSFGRQDGLVSSKIKNGTIVFDLLKPIRFPLIVFADTIGVSVYHLLSRSLPLLILSFAFLELRFTPNPEAVFSFLFVYFLAFLIFFLIGFMISSLSFYFTEIFSFFLLYFALITLFSGSVIPLDLFPEFLRNVSSWLPFAYLYYYPTQVLTSQSIGMEFGELIVRYFLMIGILTVAASAIYLSGLKRLELAGG, translated from the coding sequence TTGACGCTTTATCTAAAAGTTATTTCCAAAGCCTTCCAAAGATCTTCCACGTATCGACTCGAATACTTTACCGGGGTTCTCAATGCGGTTTTGTATCTTGCGATTCTGACTTCCGTTTGGCAATCGGTTTCGGGAAAAGGATTGGAAGGAGGTCGAACCAGAGAGTCTTTGATTCTCTACGCCGTTTTATCCACTTTGATCAAGGTTTCTTTCGGACGACAAGACGGACTTGTTTCCTCAAAAATCAAGAATGGAACCATCGTCTTCGATCTTTTGAAACCGATTCGATTCCCCTTAATCGTTTTCGCTGATACGATAGGAGTGAGCGTTTATCATCTCCTTTCCAGATCGCTTCCTCTTTTGATTCTCTCCTTCGCATTTTTAGAACTTAGGTTTACTCCGAATCCTGAAGCCGTCTTCTCCTTTTTGTTTGTTTATTTTCTTGCGTTCCTGATCTTCTTTTTGATCGGATTTATGATTTCATCTTTGTCTTTCTATTTTACGGAAATTTTTTCTTTCTTTTTGCTTTATTTTGCACTGATTACTTTGTTTTCGGGTTCCGTGATTCCGTTAGATCTTTTTCCCGAATTTTTGAGAAACGTTTCCTCCTGGCTTCCATTCGCTTATCTATATTATTATCCGACTCAAGTTTTGACATCGCAATCGATCGGAATGGAATTCGGAGAGTTGATTGTGCGATACTTTTTGATGATCGGAATTCTTACGGTTGCGGCTTCTGCAATCTATCTTTCCGGATTGAAACGACTCGAATTGGCGGGAGGTTGA
- a CDS encoding ABC transporter ATP-binding protein, which yields MITVKNLQKSFQISKRKPGLFGAIGSLFYTKKEIIQAVENVSFEIQPGEFLGYIGPNGAGKSTTIKLLTGVLTPDQGEIRIFGLDPSRDRRENSKQIGVVFGQKTQLWWDLPVGESFDLLRSIYKIESKDYKKRMEMFNDLLGLQEFFHQQVRKLSLGQRMKAEIAASLLHFPRVLFLDEPTIGLDVLVKEKVREFIRTINVEEKVTILLTTHDVQDIEYLAKRIILIDHGKIRFDGDLNSFRGLGATDNVVEIQYRGEPTLEFPSEFTWIQNGTPNQASIIVKEGESLNRLLSFLSSSGLEITEINFKKPDLGAVIKQIYGEKP from the coding sequence TTGATCACAGTCAAAAACCTTCAGAAATCCTTTCAAATCTCCAAAAGAAAACCTGGACTCTTCGGAGCCATCGGCTCGCTCTTTTACACAAAAAAAGAAATCATTCAAGCAGTTGAAAACGTCTCTTTTGAAATTCAACCAGGAGAATTTCTGGGATACATTGGTCCGAACGGCGCTGGAAAGTCGACCACCATTAAATTATTGACCGGCGTTTTGACTCCGGATCAGGGAGAAATTCGAATTTTCGGATTGGATCCTTCCAGAGATAGGAGGGAAAATTCGAAACAGATCGGAGTGGTTTTCGGACAAAAGACCCAGCTCTGGTGGGATCTTCCGGTCGGAGAGTCTTTTGATCTTCTGCGATCCATTTACAAAATCGAAAGTAAAGATTATAAAAAACGAATGGAGATGTTCAACGATCTTCTCGGTCTTCAGGAGTTTTTTCATCAACAAGTTCGAAAGTTAAGTTTGGGACAGAGGATGAAGGCAGAGATTGCGGCGAGTCTCTTACACTTTCCTCGCGTCTTGTTCTTGGACGAACCTACGATCGGACTCGATGTCCTCGTAAAAGAGAAGGTAAGGGAATTTATTAGAACCATCAACGTGGAGGAAAAAGTAACCATTCTTCTTACCACGCATGATGTTCAGGACATCGAGTATCTTGCAAAAAGAATCATCTTGATCGATCACGGAAAAATTCGCTTTGACGGAGATCTGAATTCTTTTCGAGGACTCGGAGCAACGGATAACGTCGTCGAAATTCAATATCGTGGCGAACCGACTCTCGAGTTTCCTTCCGAGTTTACTTGGATTCAAAACGGAACACCCAATCAGGCGAGCATCATTGTAAAAGAGGGAGAATCCCTAAATCGACTCCTTTCTTTTTTGAGTTCTTCCGGCCTGGAAATTACTGAAATCAATTTCAAAAAACCGGATCTTGGCGCCGTTATCAAACAGATCTATGGGGAAAAACCTTGA
- a CDS encoding class I SAM-dependent RNA methyltransferase, translated as MEVDPIVTKNNSVLPSQVEKIKSNLRGILHFEKNQIEVPYSLPGDTYNVTLFKKKRRKPNAKLELVSQVPRTSTPPCPAFTRCGGCSAQHIPYTEQFLLKTSSLSKGYENDFGVTPLLIPADKTYHYRNRMDFSVFPGPVVGQRESGSFRYVVDLESCFIQTQEANEELERFRNLILKFPDLPYDRREDSGFLKYLTLRKARNTTELMSILTFVEEFKDTEEESNFAEACKKFLKANHLLFCFNRRKGEISAMGEIKILRGKDSYLELVAGKEFRVPFDSFFQPNPTGFLPILDFIQNEIPHSCEHLVDLFCGSGFFSRILADRFQKITGIDSIESSLEIARKQMQTDFPEISFSYLREDLFSKKATEGLKKLFRSEEKILLIADPPRAGLGEFVIEALRDSKISSLIYVSCNPSSQKEDLWKLRDRFHIQKILITDPYPQTPHLESVALLQSFNTER; from the coding sequence ATGGAAGTCGATCCGATTGTTACAAAAAATAATTCCGTTTTGCCTTCGCAAGTGGAGAAAATTAAATCCAATCTCAGAGGAATTCTTCATTTCGAAAAAAACCAAATCGAAGTTCCCTATTCTCTACCGGGGGATACTTACAACGTTACGCTCTTTAAAAAGAAACGGAGAAAACCGAACGCCAAACTGGAGTTAGTTTCTCAGGTTCCAAGAACTTCGACTCCTCCCTGTCCAGCATTTACTCGTTGTGGGGGTTGTTCGGCCCAGCATATCCCGTATACGGAACAGTTTTTGTTGAAGACTTCTTCGCTTTCCAAAGGTTACGAAAACGACTTCGGAGTGACCCCACTCTTGATCCCGGCGGATAAAACGTACCATTACAGAAATCGAATGGACTTCTCCGTCTTTCCGGGCCCGGTCGTCGGACAAAGAGAATCGGGTTCGTTTCGATACGTGGTGGATTTAGAATCTTGTTTCATCCAAACTCAGGAAGCGAACGAAGAACTCGAACGATTTAGAAATCTCATTCTAAAATTTCCGGACCTCCCTTACGATCGCAGAGAAGATTCCGGATTCTTAAAATATCTCACCCTCCGAAAGGCAAGGAACACAACCGAGCTCATGTCCATTCTTACGTTTGTAGAAGAATTCAAGGACACGGAGGAAGAATCCAATTTCGCCGAAGCATGCAAGAAATTTCTGAAAGCAAACCATCTTCTTTTTTGTTTCAATCGAAGAAAGGGCGAAATTTCCGCGATGGGTGAAATCAAAATCCTCAGAGGAAAAGATTCTTATCTGGAACTCGTGGCGGGAAAGGAATTTCGTGTTCCCTTCGATTCCTTCTTTCAACCGAATCCGACCGGGTTTCTACCGATCTTGGATTTTATCCAAAACGAAATCCCACATTCTTGCGAACATCTCGTCGATCTCTTCTGCGGTTCCGGTTTTTTTAGTAGAATTCTCGCGGATCGTTTTCAAAAGATTACAGGAATCGATTCCATCGAAAGCTCTCTAGAGATTGCACGCAAACAGATGCAAACCGATTTTCCGGAAATTTCTTTCTCTTACCTTCGCGAAGATCTTTTTTCAAAAAAGGCAACGGAGGGATTGAAAAAACTTTTTCGATCGGAAGAGAAGATTCTCCTCATCGCGGATCCTCCCCGGGCCGGTCTAGGCGAGTTCGTGATCGAAGCGCTTAGGGATTCAAAAATTTCTTCCCTTATTTACGTTTCTTGTAATCCAAGTTCTCAGAAAGAGGATCTCTGGAAACTGAGAGATCGTTTCCATATTCAGAAAATATTGATTACCGATCCTTATCCACAAACTCCACACCTCGAATCGGTTGCCCTTCTACAATCCTTCAACACGGAGCGTTAA
- a CDS encoding SpoIID/LytB domain-containing protein, which produces MTRKLVLFFLLILILWETGCNTVIIRPWTPPYKSRSVHDVRVLIGKAEGDLQIRGEGIISVYDANELLIKKGIDLITLDVSRLKAPIRFVAEGAGLEYKSLKVRGSIFVVPQTQGPALIVNSLPLEEYLYAVVPSEVPYSWPNEALKAQAICARTYAVREILNKKNALYDVEATTNSQVYGGLEKEHPSTTKAVQDTTGVMAVYEETPIQAFFHSNSGGKTETPENVWGGKRIPYLPTVASEFDRAGDNFYWKETISQDLIASKFSNLKIGEIQSIQVLSRTGSGRVDLMELVGSEGTARIRGKEFRQTLGAPVRSLRFGIQKEGNGYLVKGMGSGHGVGLSQWGSFGMAKENYNYVEILRHYYPGIELARITR; this is translated from the coding sequence ATGACCAGAAAACTAGTTTTATTCTTTCTCTTGATCTTAATTCTTTGGGAAACGGGTTGTAATACCGTCATCATCCGTCCTTGGACTCCTCCTTACAAAAGTCGATCCGTTCACGACGTCCGCGTCCTGATCGGAAAAGCCGAAGGAGACCTTCAGATTCGAGGAGAAGGAATCATCTCCGTCTATGACGCGAATGAACTTCTCATTAAAAAAGGAATCGATCTCATCACTCTCGACGTTTCTAGACTCAAGGCTCCGATTCGTTTTGTGGCCGAAGGTGCAGGCCTCGAATACAAATCCTTAAAGGTTCGCGGTTCGATCTTTGTGGTCCCTCAAACGCAAGGACCGGCGTTGATCGTAAACTCTCTTCCCTTAGAAGAATATCTCTACGCAGTGGTTCCTTCCGAAGTTCCTTATAGCTGGCCGAACGAAGCCTTGAAGGCGCAAGCGATCTGCGCAAGAACATACGCGGTCCGAGAAATCTTAAATAAAAAGAACGCTCTCTACGACGTTGAGGCCACGACAAATTCCCAGGTCTACGGAGGTTTGGAAAAAGAACATCCCTCCACAACCAAAGCCGTTCAAGACACCACGGGGGTTATGGCGGTTTACGAAGAAACTCCAATCCAAGCGTTCTTTCATTCGAATAGCGGCGGTAAGACGGAGACACCGGAAAACGTCTGGGGTGGAAAAAGAATTCCTTACCTTCCGACCGTAGCATCGGAGTTTGATCGTGCGGGAGATAATTTTTATTGGAAGGAAACGATCTCCCAAGATCTGATCGCTTCGAAGTTTTCGAATTTGAAAATCGGAGAAATCCAATCCATTCAAGTATTATCCAGAACCGGTTCCGGTCGTGTCGATCTCATGGAACTTGTGGGAAGCGAAGGAACGGCAAGAATCCGTGGGAAAGAATTTAGACAAACCCTTGGCGCGCCGGTCCGCTCTCTTCGTTTCGGAATTCAAAAAGAAGGAAACGGTTATCTCGTAAAAGGAATGGGTTCCGGTCACGGGGTGGGTTTAAGTCAATGGGGAAGTTTTGGTATGGCGAAGGAAAATTACAACTACGTCGAAATTCTAAGACACTATTATCCCGGAATCGAACTCGCGAGAATCACTCGGTAA
- a CDS encoding ABC transporter ATP-binding protein: MTNPILTQSNDSRIRISLLKKSYQSGKLQTPVLKGVNLDIPSESVITLMGPSGSGKSTFLNILSGIDTPDSGEIFVNGHPLHSMNETELTKYRREQTGIIFQFFHLLPYLSALENVAVPLYISGIGKKEAQKKAKEALEKVGLEARISHKPDELSGGEQQRVAIARAVCKSPSLILADEPTGNLDTKNAENVIRLLMDLQKKQKFTLLIVTHDQNLGSLGEFKLKMADGVLVS, translated from the coding sequence ATGACAAACCCAATTCTCACTCAATCTAACGATTCTCGGATCCGCATTTCTCTTCTTAAAAAATCCTATCAAAGCGGAAAACTCCAAACTCCCGTTCTGAAGGGAGTCAATCTGGATATACCCAGCGAATCCGTGATCACTCTGATGGGACCTTCCGGTTCGGGTAAATCAACTTTTTTGAATATTCTTTCCGGTATCGACACACCCGATTCCGGAGAAATTTTCGTAAACGGTCATCCGCTTCATTCCATGAACGAGACCGAACTCACGAAATATCGTAGGGAACAAACCGGGATCATATTTCAATTCTTTCATCTTCTTCCTTATTTGAGCGCTCTCGAGAACGTCGCCGTTCCTCTCTACATTTCCGGCATCGGAAAAAAAGAAGCACAAAAAAAAGCGAAAGAGGCTTTGGAAAAAGTCGGACTCGAAGCGAGAATTTCGCATAAGCCGGACGAACTCTCCGGAGGGGAACAACAAAGAGTCGCGATCGCAAGAGCCGTTTGTAAAAGTCCGTCTTTGATTCTCGCCGACGAACCTACCGGAAATTTAGATACGAAGAATGCCGAAAACGTAATCCGCTTATTGATGGATCTGCAGAAAAAACAAAAATTCACGCTTCTCATCGTAACTCACGATCAAAATCTGGGTTCCCTCGGAGAATTCAAACTCAAGATGGCGGACGGGGTCTTGGTTTCTTAG
- a CDS encoding FtsX-like permease family protein, translating into MSSRIYFLFLFEYFRSHKLAAFFALVGIALGVGLFVSTTANGMKAEKSLTDFAMGYFQGDYKIKITSSQGEQNLPSNLIRDLSSDQELGWIVKIVPRFQKEVILEDGIRAVFLGLDFLKENDGWQGSKAFAAPNNAENFESIYISRSLFERLGKSETKLRSQSKTFFLNHLKPFDSDGGNILLEEIESAMERFETNGNVSFLLIQPRTFHSSQKQILEKKLGNLYRVETIDDIREKSGNALRSFQLNLLVISFISLIIAFFMVSNTMSGLYIAREKELGILKTMGLSAGHTFLLFVSQAVLLGFVGSILGLGLGFFFSRLDFFSPEAASSDLSYVKTYRSIPSTIWILGLSIGIFGSFLSAAFPSLRAGKISPVTILRESSSGNNRVPEKKLLTFGIFLLVVFIGIAFIPLRWRFPITGLLGIGGIVIGVTLCFPWIFRTITTFFFRIMEGSDRSFVFMRVGMEETKNQPLRNTLTSATLMLATSLVVCLSILTDSYRRSLNDWVDSEFPAELTVINTENLAAGIHGGVPISLLNELAKLPEVKSLDGFCVNTRIETDRGNFTIHAYTFSTYDHTDSAEKLATKENEILISSNMAYLQNFQIGDPLLLSTKFGKQEFRIRGIKEHFFSERGTIMMDIKNYDRFFGLSGYNSIKIFLKEPEKEKESATAISKIITQYPSLKLLNSKELREIYTEGVDKVFGVLNTLKATAFLIAMISLVSSLLHNLISKKMTLGILKYLGADHKQLGKILLTESVFLTVLSTCFGILLAFLLSPIVLYVINKNAFGWTLTFTVTPEVSVFFLVLSPILGILSALVPLYTLRKLGFRISQE; encoded by the coding sequence ATGTCTTCACGAATCTACTTCCTGTTCTTGTTCGAATACTTTCGAAGTCATAAGTTGGCCGCTTTTTTCGCGTTAGTCGGCATCGCGCTCGGAGTCGGTCTTTTTGTCTCCACGACCGCGAACGGTATGAAAGCGGAAAAAAGTCTCACAGACTTTGCGATGGGCTATTTCCAAGGCGACTATAAGATCAAGATCACTTCCTCCCAAGGAGAACAAAATCTTCCTTCGAATTTGATTCGGGATCTTTCCTCGGATCAAGAACTGGGATGGATCGTAAAGATCGTTCCTCGTTTCCAAAAAGAAGTCATCTTAGAAGACGGAATCCGAGCCGTATTTTTAGGTTTGGACTTCTTGAAGGAAAACGACGGATGGCAAGGTTCGAAAGCCTTTGCGGCTCCGAACAACGCGGAAAACTTTGAATCGATTTACATCAGTCGAAGTTTATTTGAAAGGCTCGGTAAATCGGAAACAAAACTTCGCTCCCAATCCAAGACCTTCTTCTTAAATCATCTGAAACCGTTCGATAGCGACGGGGGTAATATTCTCCTTGAGGAAATTGAATCCGCTATGGAACGATTCGAGACAAACGGAAACGTTAGTTTTCTTTTGATCCAGCCGAGGACGTTCCATTCTTCCCAAAAACAAATCCTTGAGAAGAAGTTGGGGAATCTTTATCGAGTGGAGACGATAGACGATATCCGCGAGAAATCAGGAAACGCACTTCGATCCTTTCAACTCAATCTTCTCGTGATCTCCTTTATTTCCCTCATCATCGCTTTTTTTATGGTATCGAATACGATGTCGGGTTTGTATATCGCTCGAGAGAAAGAACTCGGAATTCTAAAAACGATGGGCTTAAGCGCGGGTCACACGTTTCTTCTATTCGTATCGCAGGCAGTACTTCTGGGATTTGTGGGAAGTATTTTGGGTTTGGGGCTTGGATTCTTTTTTTCAAGATTGGATTTTTTTAGTCCGGAAGCCGCGTCCTCAGATCTTTCTTACGTCAAGACCTATCGATCGATTCCTTCTACGATTTGGATTTTGGGATTGAGCATTGGAATCTTCGGTTCTTTTTTATCCGCCGCCTTTCCCTCCTTGCGTGCCGGAAAAATTTCTCCGGTGACAATCCTCCGAGAATCCTCTTCCGGAAACAACCGAGTGCCGGAAAAAAAACTTCTTACCTTTGGAATTTTTCTTTTGGTCGTATTTATCGGAATCGCATTCATTCCTCTTCGTTGGAGATTCCCGATCACGGGTCTTTTGGGAATCGGCGGAATCGTAATCGGTGTCACGCTTTGTTTTCCTTGGATCTTTCGGACGATCACGACTTTTTTCTTTCGCATCATGGAGGGTTCTGATCGATCCTTTGTCTTTATGAGGGTCGGCATGGAAGAAACAAAAAATCAGCCTCTTCGAAACACGCTGACTTCGGCGACTTTGATGCTCGCGACTTCCCTCGTCGTTTGTCTTTCCATTCTGACGGACAGTTACCGAAGATCTCTCAACGACTGGGTGGATTCCGAATTTCCAGCCGAACTTACAGTCATCAACACGGAGAATCTCGCCGCCGGAATCCACGGAGGAGTTCCGATTTCGTTGTTAAACGAACTGGCAAAACTTCCCGAAGTAAAATCTCTCGACGGTTTTTGCGTAAATACGAGAATTGAAACGGATCGAGGGAACTTTACGATTCATGCATATACTTTTTCCACTTACGATCATACGGATTCCGCCGAGAAATTGGCAACAAAGGAGAATGAAATTCTAATTTCTTCAAACATGGCCTATCTGCAAAACTTTCAAATCGGAGATCCTTTGCTTCTTTCCACAAAATTCGGAAAGCAGGAATTTCGGATTCGCGGAATCAAAGAACATTTTTTTTCCGAACGTGGAACGATCATGATGGATATCAAAAATTACGATCGTTTTTTCGGACTGAGCGGATACAACTCGATCAAAATTTTTCTAAAAGAACCTGAGAAAGAAAAAGAATCTGCGACTGCGATTTCAAAAATAATAACGCAATATCCTTCTTTGAAATTGTTGAATTCAAAGGAACTGAGAGAGATCTATACGGAGGGAGTAGATAAAGTGTTTGGCGTTCTCAATACTCTCAAAGCGACCGCGTTTCTCATTGCTATGATATCCTTGGTTTCCTCTCTTCTTCATAACCTGATCTCCAAAAAAATGACGTTAGGGATTCTTAAATACTTGGGAGCGGATCACAAACAACTCGGTAAAATTCTTTTGACCGAGAGCGTTTTTCTCACGGTCCTTTCGACCTGTTTCGGCATTCTTCTTGCGTTTCTTTTATCCCCGATCGTTCTCTACGTGATCAACAAAAACGCCTTCGGATGGACCCTCACATTCACCGTAACTCCGGAGGTCTCCGTCTTCTTCCTTGTTCTTTCCCCGATCCTCGGAATTCTTTCGGCCTTGGTTCCGTTGTATACTCTGCGAAAACTCGGATTTCGAATCAGTCAAGAATGA
- the pyrE gene encoding orotate phosphoribosyltransferase, translated as MKQDLLDLIRHHAYRYSEQPFTLASGKLSRHYFNCKEITLVPDRLELLCKFIVDEHLPQVGITKPEAFGGLTMGADPICYGISLEFRKQNKNVYPLIIRKTSKEHGTKKLVEGAVHTIKSCVVVDDVITTGGSTIQAIRSLRDAGIEVTQGICILDRQEGGMEAILAEGVQIFPIFKKSDFGNLEHA; from the coding sequence ATGAAACAAGATCTTTTGGACCTCATTCGCCATCACGCGTATCGTTATTCCGAACAACCCTTTACTCTCGCTTCCGGAAAACTATCCAGGCACTATTTTAACTGTAAGGAAATCACTCTGGTTCCGGATCGTCTGGAACTTCTCTGCAAATTCATCGTTGACGAACACCTTCCACAGGTGGGGATCACAAAACCGGAAGCCTTTGGCGGACTTACCATGGGAGCCGATCCGATCTGTTACGGAATCAGTCTTGAATTTAGAAAACAAAATAAAAACGTCTATCCGTTGATCATCCGCAAAACCTCCAAAGAACACGGGACCAAAAAGCTGGTCGAAGGCGCGGTGCACACGATCAAGTCCTGCGTCGTCGTGGACGACGTGATTACAACCGGAGGTTCCACGATCCAAGCGATCCGAAGTCTAAGGGACGCAGGAATCGAAGTCACCCAAGGCATTTGTATCCTCGATCGTCAGGAAGGCGGGATGGAGGCGATCCTCGCCGAAGGAGTTCAGATTTTTCCCATATTCAAAAAATCTGATTTTGGTAATTTAGAACATGCGTGA
- the nadE gene encoding NAD(+) synthase produces MQSVRLTSVSLKTRVLDFSGNFAKIKKVLEKEKDSDLILFPELCISGYGCEDSFFFPRVWKESWETLNKLLPFTENKIVVVGLPIFQNPYLFNCSAVLCNGAIAGIVPKSNLATTGVHYENRWFAKGEEAQENLVAPDGSAIPFGSLIFETDHFSFGVEICEDSWVLQKPSLTLSESGTDLILSPGASHFAFGKQRIRRQIFKESSRRESNVYLFSNLCGNESGRLIFEGGSLVVQNGNLIAESQRLFFGDFQVCSSEIDFDASRSDRARNFRPSGNRSQKNRTEEDNRIYLGIQFKERKPKIQRSIAEPFLSKEEESYVDFTRAVALGLFDYLIQSKTKGYTLSLSGGADSATCALLVTAMKKIAKQELGENFFEAKGIPEKEILSTLYQATKNNSERTRSLAAELAKDLQTIHGDLTIDEEVKTITEKISKVTGISLSWEKHNLVLQNIQARVRSPIIWMLANLNGHLLLSTGNRSEASAGYTTMDGDSSGSVAPLTGVSKEFILNWMRFVAEGKDPILPSFPSVKEIVLSPPSAELKPLEDKQEDEKDLMPYSLLQKIEELFVVRGAGYAEIVQLLSHEPEVQKLPSGYLEESVRKYIQLFHRNQWKRERLPPSFHLDEYGLDPKSSFRFPILSEEKGSGI; encoded by the coding sequence ATGCAGTCAGTGAGACTTACGTCCGTTTCTCTCAAAACTCGAGTCCTGGATTTTTCGGGGAACTTTGCAAAAATCAAAAAAGTCCTGGAGAAGGAAAAAGATTCCGATCTGATCTTATTCCCGGAACTCTGTATCTCCGGTTATGGTTGCGAGGATTCGTTTTTTTTTCCGAGAGTCTGGAAAGAATCTTGGGAAACTCTCAATAAACTACTCCCGTTCACCGAGAATAAGATCGTCGTAGTCGGCTTACCTATATTCCAAAATCCTTATCTATTCAATTGTTCCGCCGTACTTTGCAACGGTGCGATCGCAGGAATCGTACCCAAATCCAATCTTGCAACCACGGGAGTTCACTACGAAAATCGATGGTTTGCAAAAGGAGAAGAAGCTCAGGAGAATCTAGTCGCACCGGACGGGTCTGCGATTCCCTTCGGATCTCTGATCTTTGAAACCGATCATTTTTCATTCGGAGTCGAGATCTGTGAAGATTCCTGGGTATTACAAAAACCTTCTCTTACTCTTTCCGAATCGGGAACCGATCTCATTCTTTCACCGGGCGCTTCTCACTTCGCCTTCGGAAAACAAAGAATTCGGAGACAGATTTTTAAGGAAAGTTCGAGAAGAGAGTCTAACGTGTATCTTTTTTCCAATCTCTGCGGAAACGAATCCGGAAGATTGATCTTCGAGGGCGGTTCCTTAGTCGTACAAAACGGAAATCTGATCGCAGAATCGCAACGATTGTTCTTCGGAGATTTTCAGGTTTGTTCTTCGGAGATCGATTTCGATGCTTCCAGGTCCGATCGTGCGAGAAACTTTCGACCTTCGGGAAACCGCTCCCAGAAAAATCGAACCGAAGAAGACAATCGAATCTATCTTGGAATCCAATTCAAAGAAAGAAAACCGAAAATCCAGCGTTCTATCGCCGAACCTTTCCTTTCCAAAGAGGAAGAATCGTACGTCGACTTCACGAGAGCGGTCGCTTTGGGATTGTTCGATTATCTGATCCAATCGAAGACAAAAGGATATACCCTATCACTCTCGGGAGGCGCGGACAGCGCGACCTGCGCCTTACTGGTCACCGCGATGAAAAAAATCGCAAAACAAGAATTAGGTGAAAATTTCTTCGAGGCAAAGGGAATTCCCGAAAAGGAAATTCTTTCCACGCTTTATCAGGCAACGAAGAATAATTCGGAAAGAACGAGATCTCTCGCCGCGGAACTCGCGAAGGATTTACAGACGATTCACGGAGATTTGACGATCGACGAAGAAGTGAAAACGATCACTGAAAAAATCTCCAAGGTTACCGGAATTTCCCTGAGTTGGGAAAAACACAATCTGGTTCTACAAAATATTCAGGCCAGGGTACGTTCCCCGATTATCTGGATGCTTGCGAATTTAAACGGACATCTTCTACTTTCTACCGGAAATCGAAGTGAAGCTAGCGCGGGTTATACGACGATGGATGGAGATTCTTCCGGTTCCGTGGCGCCTCTGACGGGTGTCAGTAAGGAATTCATTCTAAACTGGATGCGGTTCGTTGCGGAAGGAAAGGATCCGATTCTTCCTTCCTTTCCTTCGGTCAAGGAAATCGTTCTTTCTCCTCCTAGCGCGGAGTTAAAACCTCTTGAAGACAAACAGGAAGACGAAAAAGATTTAATGCCCTATTCTCTATTACAAAAAATCGAGGAACTTTTTGTAGTGCGAGGAGCGGGGTATGCGGAGATCGTTCAACTTCTTTCCCACGAACCCGAGGTTCAAAAACTTCCTTCCGGTTATTTGGAAGAAAGCGTTCGGAAATACATCCAACTGTTTCACCGAAATCAATGGAAACGAGAAAGACTTCCTCCTTCGTTTCATCTGGACGAATACGGACTCGATCCAAAATCGAGTTTTCGATTTCCCATTCTTTCCGAAGAAAAGGGTTCTGGAATTTAG
- a CDS encoding HigA family addiction module antitoxin, with amino-acid sequence MKIKNRRESDPHPGEVLKFDFLEPMSLSADRLSKDIGVSESLISQIIYRKKSITPDRALRLAKYFKMTPDFSLNYRMDFYLEELVRIKGKEYDRIKPTDLRVV; translated from the coding sequence ATGAAAATAAAAAACAGAAGAGAATCCGATCCGCATCCAGGAGAAGTATTGAAGTTTGATTTTTTAGAACCGATGTCCTTGTCCGCAGATCGTTTATCCAAAGACATTGGAGTTTCCGAAAGTCTCATCTCTCAGATCATCTATCGCAAAAAATCGATCACGCCGGATCGGGCGCTCCGGCTTGCAAAGTATTTTAAGATGACTCCGGATTTCTCACTCAACTACCGGATGGATTTCTATCTCGAAGAACTCGTACGAATCAAAGGAAAAGAATACGATAGAATCAAACCTACCGATCTAAGAGTGGTTTGA